From Candidatus Wallbacteria bacterium, the proteins below share one genomic window:
- a CDS encoding J domain-containing protein — translation MSFFFLACIANFVSSTFNPAAQENNEYEVIYQNIDYLNGAIDFPALMGQLSPPDKAAAAMGINNILRHYYREIISENQAARRQIEVQIVRLIGLFTKKEKKKEKKKNPLDECYEILGCTRNDPVDIIKKRYRQKAKTNHPDVFIAKGLGNNSVKAASEKFRQINEAYEKVRKERKF, via the coding sequence GTGTCTTTCTTTTTCCTTGCCTGTATTGCAAATTTTGTAAGCTCTACATTTAATCCTGCTGCACAGGAAAACAATGAGTATGAAGTCATATACCAGAATATTGATTATTTGAATGGAGCGATTGATTTTCCGGCTTTAATGGGCCAGCTGAGCCCTCCTGATAAAGCAGCTGCAGCCATGGGCATCAATAATATACTCAGGCATTACTATCGCGAGATAATCTCAGAAAATCAGGCAGCACGACGGCAGATTGAGGTGCAGATAGTCCGTCTGATTGGATTATTTACAAAGAAAGAAAAAAAGAAGGAAAAAAAGAAAAATCCGCTGGATGAATGTTATGAAATCCTTGGTTGCACAAGGAATGATCCAGTAGATATCATTAAGAAGAGATACAGGCAGAAAGCTAAAACAAATCATCCTGATGTATTTATTGCCAAAGGGTTGGGCAATAATTCCGTCAAAGCCGCAAGCGAGAAATTCCGTCAAATAAACGAGGCTTACGAGAAAGTAAGGAAGGAAAGAAAATTTTGA
- a CDS encoding helix-turn-helix transcriptional regulator, translated as MNNSLGRVFQSERTKKGWSRHDLAVILGYSNVLKGVNRITKLEERGEAPEEFLKTMIRAFDIPIESINQALKLEKRIFLESLFIKPHFLMKFIPGVYLTEDIPDGVSLLSICRKAKKMAARFHQPVRVFFRDFTVLWVYHDRQKIERSVIDGPECIPGAVIGNKFCRFNFKVESVKS; from the coding sequence ATGAACAACTCACTGGGTAGAGTATTCCAAAGCGAAAGGACGAAAAAAGGATGGTCCAGGCATGACCTGGCAGTAATTCTCGGTTACAGCAACGTACTCAAAGGAGTCAACCGAATCACAAAGTTAGAGGAGCGCGGTGAAGCTCCTGAAGAATTCCTCAAGACCATGATCAGGGCTTTCGACATTCCGATTGAAAGCATCAACCAGGCTCTTAAGCTGGAAAAACGGATTTTCCTTGAATCACTGTTCATCAAGCCTCATTTTCTGATGAAGTTCATTCCTGGAGTCTATCTCACTGAAGACATACCTGATGGAGTATCTTTGCTCAGCATTTGCCGGAAAGCGAAAAAAATGGCTGCCAGGTTTCATCAACCTGTGCGAGTGTTCTTCAGGGACTTCACTGTGCTGTGGGTTTACCACGACAGGCAAAAGATAGAGAGAAGTGTAATCGACGGCCCTGAATGCATACCTGGGGCTGTCATAGGCAACAAGTTCTGCAGGTTCAATTTCAAGGTCGAGTCAGTTAAATCATGA
- a CDS encoding recombinase family protein produces MSNVEKSNNRAVIFARCSTNKIVGSASLLHQVKKCYKYAMKNGYEVVSVFKGDGESAKTNGTTLKELLKFIADKRNSINALIVWKTDRLMRRMVDYSMTVQLCTKLNVKILSVSEHMETSAMSQFYMSLSLAQMQLEQEMNRERSTAGMRRTVSEGFWCWHPPLGYKFIRSNKHKRCILSPDQNSKFITHAFFLAASGSFTLAEITYLLQNKGFKKLTVERLRDILSNPIYTGLIKTKLTENPVEGIHKAIVSREKYQEVQKFLLKRGNKLKQITDKR; encoded by the coding sequence ATGTCTAATGTTGAGAAATCCAATAACAGAGCTGTAATTTTCGCCCGCTGTTCGACAAATAAAATTGTCGGAAGCGCCAGTCTGCTTCATCAGGTCAAGAAATGTTATAAATACGCGATGAAAAATGGATACGAAGTTGTTAGTGTATTCAAAGGGGACGGTGAAAGCGCTAAAACCAACGGTACCACACTTAAAGAGTTGTTGAAGTTTATAGCTGACAAGAGGAATAGCATCAACGCCTTGATTGTCTGGAAAACTGATAGGTTGATGAGACGCATGGTTGACTATTCAATGACCGTGCAGTTGTGTACAAAATTGAATGTTAAGATTCTTTCTGTCTCAGAGCATATGGAGACATCGGCTATGAGCCAATTCTATATGTCACTTTCACTAGCGCAGATGCAATTAGAACAAGAAATGAATAGGGAAAGATCAACAGCTGGCATGCGACGGACAGTATCAGAAGGGTTTTGGTGTTGGCATCCACCACTAGGATACAAGTTCATCAGATCAAATAAGCATAAGAGATGCATATTATCACCTGATCAAAACAGTAAATTTATAACCCATGCATTTTTTTTAGCTGCATCTGGATCATTCACTTTGGCTGAAATCACATATCTCCTTCAAAATAAAGGCTTCAAAAAGCTAACTGTTGAACGTTTGCGGGATATTCTGAGCAATCCAATCTATACTGGGTTAATTAAAACAAAGCTTACTGAAAATCCAGTGGAAGGTATTCATAAAGCTATTGTGAGCAGAGAAAAGTATCAGGAGGTTCAAAAATTCCTGTTAAAGAGAGGCAATAAACTAAAACAGATAACTGACAAAAGATGA